The sequence below is a genomic window from Ignavibacteriales bacterium.
CACTTCTTTGATATGAATACTGGTGTCGCCGTAGGAACAGGTGGAGCAACCAGAACAACAGATGGTGGATTAACATGGACAGTAACAACCGGTATACCAACTGCTGCAACAATGTATCAGTTATATTTCCTGGATAATAATATTGGATACTGCGCAGGCACAACTAGTGGCAGATTTGCTAGAACATCAGATGGCGGTCAAACCTGGACAATTAATACTGTACTACCTTCAGGAACATACTATGATTGTTATTCCCCAAATGATACTTTCTATGTTGTATCATCTACATCCGGAAATATTAGAACTTCTACCGATGCCGGATTGACATGGTCAGCTACGATAAATACTGGTGCATCTTTTACAATATATAAATTGGAATTTCGTGATCCATTGAATGGATGGGTTGCTGGCTCAACAGGACAGGCAAGATATACAACAGATGGCGGCGCCACCTGGAATGCTGCAAATACAGGATTACCAACGTCAACTATTTTTTATGATCTTGATTTACAAACAGTAACAGCTCAGACTTTGGATGAAGGATTTGAAGGCACCACATTCCCTCCGGCAGGGTGGAAAGCTGTTGATGTACTGGGTGCAAATGTTTGGAACAGAAGTACAACACAAGCACATTCAGGCACCGCAAGCGCATTTGTTAATTATCAATCCACAGGAGGTGAAGACTGGCTGCTTACTCCTCAATTATCTATTGTTGCAGGTGATTCAGTTAAATTCTGGGTAAGAAAAAATTTCTCATCTGCTTTTCCTCCTGATTCATTGCTTATTCGCGTATCAACAACAGATACTGCATTAGCAAGCTTTGGTGCAGCAATAATAGCAATAGATGTAGCAAACTTAACTGCTTCAACATGGCTGCAATTCTCTGCTGACCTATCTGCATATGCCGGACAAAGTATCTACCTCGCTTTTCATCATAAAGACAGTGATGGAAATGGTGTTTGGGTTGACGATGTTGAAGTTGGAACTCCAACCGTAGTTAATGAAGTTTATTTGACCGGTAACTCTTTTGATATTTATAAAACTATCGATAATGGATTAAACTGGACTATGGTGGAATTTCTAAATCCATCACAACCATGGACAAGCACTTACTATGCAACTGAGGTTAACGGAAACAGTCTGCTTACTGCAGGAGCTTTCGGATTGATTAACTCCGTTTCAAATGGCGGTACACCAACAGCGCATACTCAATTTGTTCGTGCTGGTGCATTGTATGACGTTTGGGCGGCTCCAGGAGGTGACAAAGTTATTGCGGTTGGCGCACCCTCTTCAACAGGTTCCAGCTTTGATCAGATAACCTATACCACCAATGGTGGAGGAAGTTGGAATTCTGCAACAACAACTTTACGACCAAACACACAATTAAACGGAACTATTCATATTGATGAACAAATATCACCTGCAGAAATAACTAAAGAAAATGAGACTGACTTATTAATGGTTGCTAATTCATATTCGACATTCAGAAGCATCGATATGGTGAATCCAGATACCGGATATGTTGTTGGTTCATTAGGTGCTGTTTATCGTACAACGAATGGAGGAACAAGCTGGGACTCATTAACAACTCCAATTGCAGGTACAGCAAGTTTGTATAAGGTTGATTTTGTTGACTACAACACAGGCTGGATTTTTTCAAATACTTCAGATGCTACTGGAACCATTTGGAAAACAACCGATGCCGGAACAACATGGTCACAGCAGATACTCACGGGTGCCGCTGGTAATGATCAAAGAATCTATAATGCCAGTATGCTGGATGCAAACACTGGCTGGATAGTGAATTACACACCGAGACCATACAGAACCACTGATGGCGGCGCAACATGGGAACTTCAAACATTAGTTGATGGATTCGGCGGTTTCTTGTATGATATCCAAATGATTGATGCCAATCTTGGTTTTGCCTGCGGATCATCCCGCAGACTTTATAAGACCACAAATGGGGGTGCAAACTGGGATACTCTTACTGCGCCCACAACTTCTGTAACATTCCAGGCACTACATTTTAGGGACGAAAATTATGGCGTTGTTACAGGAACTGGTGGTGTTACCTTACTTACAACTGATGGTGGATTAACATGGACAGTGGCTCAACTAAACAATGCAGGAGCTACTATGAATTCAATTTATATAGAACCACAGGCAACAAGCACGGCTGCTACTTACACTGTTGGTGCTAGTGGCTTTATATTTAAGAACACAAATGTTACCGTTCCAGTTGAATTGAGTACATTCACTGCCAGTGTTTCTAAAAACAATGTATCATTAACTTGGTCAACTTCTTCTGAAAAGAATAACAGAGGATTCCAGGTTGAGAGGAAGAATGAAAGTGGTGATTGGCATGTGCTGGGATTTGTTGAAGGTAATGGCACAACCACTAACGCAACACATTATTCATTCAAAGATGAGAATGTAGCTGTTGGTCATTATAATTATCGTCTGCGTCAGATAGATTATGATGGAACTTACAAATATTACAATCTGTCTGAAACAATTGAGATAGGTGCTCCATTAAACTTCGCACTTGAGCAAAACTATCCAAACCCATTCAATCCAACTACCAATATCAGATATAGTGTCGCAATTTCTTCACATGTTGTTTTAAAGATTTACAATGTTCTCGGTGCAGAAGTAGCAACTTTAGTAAATGAAATTCAGGAAGCTGGAATTTATACTAAAGAATTTTCCGCTGATCAATCAGGATTGAACTTAAGCAGTGGTGTTTATTTTTACAGGTTGGAAGCAGGAAACTTTACAGATACAAAGAAATTTATTTTAATGAAGTAATCTTTGATCTTAATAAAAAAGCCGTCCAAAAGGACGGCTTTTTTTATGTCTTTTTATTTTTTGAAGAACTCTTTGATCTTATCGCAAACATAACCTATCTGCTCGTCTGTTAACTCAGGAAACATTGGAAGAGAAATCCCGGTTTCGGCGAGCTCTTCAGTAACAGGAAAATCTCCTTTTTTGTATACAAGATTTTTAAAACAATTTTGTTCGTGCAATGGAATTGCATAGTGTAAGCCTGTTCCTATACCTGCTGCTGTTAAAAAGTTCTGTAGTTCATTACGAAGTTTGCTTCTTTCAGCACCACCGGCTTTAACGCGAATCACAAATAAGTGGTATACATGCTTTACATCATTCATTTCTTTTGGCAATACTATCTGCTGAACACCGCTTAATAGTTCGTTATATTTTTTTGCCGCTCTTCTCCTACCATCCGTCCATTTATCAAGATGTTTTAGTTTAACACCAAGTACAGCACCTTGTATTCCTTCCATTCTATAATTGTGTCCGAGCATTTCGTGATAATATTTCTGTGACTGACCGTGTTCTCTTATCATTTTCATTTTTAATGCTAGATCATCATCATCGGTTGCTACTGCACCACCTTCTCCGTACGCACCAAGATTTTTACCGGGATAGAAGCTGAATGAAGTTATAACTCCGAACCCACCAATTTTTTTACCGTGGTACTCAGCTAAATGTGATTGTGCTGCATCTTCAACAAGATAAATTTTGTGTTTATCCGCTATTGCTTTCAGTGCATCCATATCAGCAGGTTGACCGTACAAATGTACTGCAACAATTGCTTTTGTTTTTTTAGTTATCGCTGCTTCTACTTTTGATGGGTCAATATTGTATGATTCAGGATGACAATCTACAAATACAGGAGTAGCGCCGCATAAAGTAGCTCCCCAGGCTGTTGCAATAAAAGTATTCGCCGGAATAATTACTTCGTCCCCGGCTCCGATTCCAAGTGCCCATAATGCCATGTGGTTTCCGTCTGTTCCAGAACTTACTCCTAACACATGCTTTACTGAATGCGCTGAAGCAAAATCTTTTTCAAAGCCTGATACTGCATTGCCTAAAATAAATGCGGTATTTTCAATTACATTCTGAATTGCGGGATTAACTTCGTCTTTTATTGACTGGTACTGAATTTTTAGATCAAGAAATGGAACTTGCATAAATCTTTCCTCGTTTGTGATAAAATATCAGGATTGCAAAAAAACTCGAGAGCTATACTTAAAAATAATACTATTAAACTACTTCAACAAAAAAGATAATGCAGTAAATCTTGGAAATGGTTGTATGACAGATTATTTTTGGGCTGTCAATTTTCGGGGTGTAGCGCAGCCCGGTTAGCGCGCTTCGTTCGGGACGAAGAGGTCGGGAGTTCGAATCTCCCCACCCCGACAGTGAATCACCTGTCTGTTATTTTAAAATCAGTATTCAAAAACAAATCTCAGCTCACCAAAAAGTTAACTCATTCTTGCTCTCTTATTTAATAAAAAAATAATTGACAATATTGAGTTTAGCCCCTGTTTTCAGTAGTGAAACAGATTATCGAAAAAAATATTTTTTTTTAAAGTCGAATTATTACTACACAGTTATAGTATTAATTTCTGATGAATATTTTTCCTTCTGCTTTTGTAACTCTTACCGATCATTGTCTATTCTAAACTCATCTTCATCCTAAAATTTCAAATGAAAAACAAGAATCTTACTTGGCACATTTGCTGTTTAGTAAAGCAAAGGTAACGAAAAAATATTTTTACACTAAGATAAATTATTTGTCAGGGGAGAAATGAAAAATAATCTACTACTCGTCGTTGTTATGGCGCTTTTAATACCATTCGCGTCATACTCTCAAACAGGATATCTTGCACGTTTAGCAAATGGAGTTATAGTTAACTCAAATACTTACGAATTTGATGTCTTGTTAAGATCCACAGGATCTAATTTTCAATTAACTTCTTATCAGGGAGCCTTTACAATATCCCAAAATTTCACAAAAGGCGGAACGATAACATTTAGTTATATCAATTCAACTTCATCCTTCAGTTCTATTCCGCCTTCAGTCGCTATTGGTTCCAACACAATTGATGGTTCACTCGAACTTGCTTTTGCATCAATGCCAGGTAATGAAACAATAACAAGTTCTGAGGTACGTATTGGCAGATTCAGATTGACCAATACTACAGAGTTTGGTTATTGTTCCCCAGCCATAAACTGGGACTTCACAGGTGCAAGCAGCACAATCCTTACAGGTACAGGTTTTACAAATATTACAAATCAACTCAACCACGTTGATCTCGACATTTTTGCAGGACTAATCAAATATAATGCAATGGATGTGATTGCATCGGCAACAACCGATCCCAATACAGCACCGGAAAAAGCTAATGACGGACTTGGTTATTATGATGGCGATCCTAATGCGAGATGGGCTTCAGAACCCATGCCCGAGTGGATTCAATTTGATCTGGGAACATCACGTGAAATTTGTCTTGCCCGACTTTCATTCTATAACTTTCAGTCAGGAAGAATTTATGAATTCACACTTCAGTCATCTATTGACGGCAACAGCTGGTCACCAATACTGAATAATATTTTTTCTGTTGAAGAAGAATGGACTGTTGTTCAGTTTGCGCAAACTACTGCCAGGTATTTACGAATAATTTTTAACGGAAATAATCAAAATACTTGGGCTAATCTGTGGGAAGGCGAAATGTGGGGACCTGATGGTGTATTCCCGGTTGAGTTATCATCGTTTACTGCTCAACTGCTACATAACAAAGTACAGCTTGATTGGTCAACGTCAACAGAAACGAATAACTATGGTTTCGAGATTCAAAGGAAAAATTCAGTTGATGAAAATTCCGACTGGGTAAAGATAGGATTTGTCGAAGGCGCTGGCAACAGCAACAGTCTGAAAGTTTATTCGTTTGTTGATAATACACTATTACCAGGAACTTCTTACTACAGATTGAAACAAGTCGACACAGACGGAAAATTTTCTTATACCGAGGAAATTGAAATCGTTAACGACATCCCATTGAGTTTTGAATTAAATCAGAATTATCCAAATCCTTTTAATCCATCTACTATAATAAAATTCTCTCTTCCTCAGGATATAGTTGTTAAACTAAGTGTATATAATATTCTTGGCGAATTGGTACAAACACTTGTTGATCAACAAATGAAAGCGGGATATCATGAAATTACATTCAATGCTTCCGGACTTTCTTCAGGACATTATTTCTACAGAATAGAAACTGACCAATATGTTGAAATTAAAAAGATGGTCCTGATCAAATAAGCAACCAGTTACCGTGGTTGTTAGTGTAAAAAAAGGCTGGATTGGATCCAGCCTTTTTTTACATGTGGCTAATATTATTCAGAGTAATTTTTACAAAACCGGTAATTGTTATAGGAAATATTGAGTAATTCAGAGCTTTTTGGTCAATTATGCAGTGGCACGTTTATTATGACTAATACAATGAAAGTATTGTAAACTGGACTAAACTTTCAAATACTTCTTTCGATAATGAATATGGAATAACGTATTCAGCGAGTCACCAAAATTAAATAATGGTTAACTTAGGGAGTGTGCAAAATGTTAAACGTAAACAAAGTCCAGGCAGTTCAAAGCAGTCATCTTTTCAATTCAAATATACTTGCTGATTCAGCGATTGAACAAAACATAACAGGTTTTGAAGAGTATCGCCCATTTAGTTTGAGCCACCGAAAGCTTAGTTCAAAAGCAAAATTCAATTTCAGTATAGCTTACTTCGTAGCTTTAACAGCAATGATATTTTTACTGTTTGCCTGAAAAAATAATTCGAGTAGTATTAGTATTCTGATTAAAGTTTTTTAATTACTTTGGCTGGCACTCCGGCAACGATAGTATTGGCTGGAACACTCTTGGTCACAACAGCTCCCGCACCAACAATCGCATTTTCTCCAACCGTAACACCACACAAGATTGTAGAAGAAGATCCTATAGATGCACCTTTTTTTATGAAAGTTTCTTCAACTTTCCAATCAGATTCTGTCTGCATAGAACCATCAAGATTTGTGGCTCGCGGATATTTGTCATTTATGAAAGTAACATTGTGTCCTATGAAAACATTATCTTCTATATGAACACCTTCACATATAAAAGTGTGAGAGGATATTTTACAATTCTTTCCAACGGTAGAGTTTTTTTGAATCTCTACAAAAGTTCCGACCTTTGAATAATCATCAATGGAACATCCATAAAGATTTACAAAATCAAATATTTTAACTTCCTTACCTAATTTAACGTTGTTTATATTCTTTTTTTCCACTTAGTCTCCTGTAACAATATGTTGAGTATTAACTGTAATCTCTGAAAAAGATTTTCCGGTAAGTATAGTTCTTATCTCACCTTTAAAGTTCCATTCCAGAATTGGTTCTGATTTAAATGGTTTTGTCGATTTAATTCTTATTCGCCCTAGTTTCTTTGATGAAGTTGTTATCATTTCATTACCAGGAAATGAACCGAACGCAATTAATGGCAAGTCACCTGAACCATCAAAACTAAAAGCTGCATTTGGCAGAAGAGATATTTCGGAACTGCCTTCTACATATGAACACGATAAAGAATCCGTTTCTTTCAATCTCTCCCAGACATAAAGAGCGCATTGATAAGATGTCAGTTCAAATGAATCTTCATATGCTTGGATTAATAGATCGAATTCAAAAGTGTTTTGATCAACCAGTGAGGAGTTTGTAACAGACACACGATATTCAGGTTTTTGATCCTGGCTTTCAGAAAAAATTATTATTCCTGAAACCAGTCCGATTAATACTATGGTACTGAATATCAGGAGAAATTTATGCTTCACTATAAAACCGGATATTACGATTTGAATTATTTACCTGGTTAAATTTTTAGATAGAAACAAAATCAGAATTTATTTCTACCAGTTCACCTTTGTTCTTAATTGAAATATTACTCGCCTCCAGGATCTTTACAACCATAAGTCCGTCAACTCCGCTTGTCATCGGTTGTCTGTTCTCATCGATTGACTTGATGAATTCATCTGCAGCAAGAGCCAGAGCTTCTGTCTGAGCCACTTTTGGAGAATGCATATCCCCTATCCGATATTGAACTAATGCATCATATTTTTTTTCATCAGTATTAATTTCAACACCGGAGTCATATACTTTTATCTTTTCAAAATTTTCCATGTCATCGAAGACTAACATTTTTTTGTCACCACCAATCATCATTCTTCTGATCTTGACAGGTGATGTCCAGTTAACATGAAAATGAGCGAAGCAGTTATCATCAAAGTAAACTGAAAGATGCGCAATATTTTCGTGTCCATTATAATTAGCTATTCCGGTTGCACAAACTCCTGTTACTTTATGATCGCTGATTACATAATTCATGATGGAGAGATCGTGAGGTGCCAGATCCCACATAACATTTACATCATTCTGAAATAATCCGAGATTAACTCTGACGGAATCAAAGTAGAGTACTTTTCCGAGTTCGCCGCTTGAAACCAATTGTTTCATTTTTCTAACCGCGCCTGTGTAAATAAACGTGTGATCAACAAAGATCTTCAGATTTTTTTTATCAGCGAGTTCAATCAGTTCTTCTGCCTGACGGGAGTTTGATGTAAATGGTTTCTCAACCCAGATATGTTTTCCGGATTCAAGTGCTTTTTTTGCAAAATTGAAATGCGAATCAACAGGTGTTGCGATTACGATTGCATCTGCATCACCTTCAAATAATTCTGAACAATTATTTGTTAATTCTGTACTTGGAAATTTATCCTTAATAAATTTTAGTCTTTCGGGTCTTTGATCGCACCCAATTACTTTGGTTACATTTTTTTGTGCTAAAAAATTCCGCACAAGGTTCGGTCCCCAATAACCTAATCCCAGTACTCCAATTTTCATTTCCGCTTCTCCTTAATCCGCATATAATTATTGAAAATCATTCTGTGTATACTTTTATAAAATCTATTTACCGCCACGTGAAAAAAACATAGTTGGAATAGTTTGAAGTATCAATTGTAAATCAAACCAGGGCGACATATTATTTATGTAGTACAGATCCAGTACTACAGAATCTTTAAATGATACTGAACTGCGACCCCAAACCTGCCATACACCGGTACATCCGGGAATCACACTTACTCTTCGCTTTTGCCATTCGTCATAATTTTCATATTCGTAAGGTAAACATGGTCGCGGACCGACAAGACTCATATCGCCTTTTACTACGTTAAACAACTGAGGCAGTTCATCGAGTGAAGTCTTACGTATAAATTTTCCAATCCAGGTTATTCTGTTTGTGTTAATAATCTTTGAACCCTCGGCTGCAGAGTCGCCATTTTTCATAAACTCTAACATCTTCTTCATCCGTTCCTCGTCTTCGCCTTTACACACTGTCATAGAACGGAATTTATAAAACTTAAATGGCTTTCCATTTCTTCCTATACGTGTTTGAGAAAAGAAAACAGGTCCTGCTGAAGTTGTTTTGATAATCAGTGTAAGCATAATGAAAAGCGGGGAAAGAATTATCAAACCAATAATTGAAGCGAGAATATCACTCGCCCTTTTCATACCAAGTGTCAAACTATTATTATAATGCGGTGCTACATCAAGAACAGGAATATCCGCGTACTTTTCAGTTGAAACCTTGCGTGCAACAATGTCAAACATTTCTGAGGTAAGCCGAACTGTGACGTTAAGAGTTTTACAAAGGTCAAGTGTTTCTAGTAATTTGTCATAACCATCATTATCAATTGCGACTAAAATCTCATCGATATTGTGCTCTTTTATAATTTCTCTTATTTCACTTATTCTTCCAAGAACCTTTTTGCCGCTTACAATTTCTTCTGCAACTTCTTTATCATCATCAACAAAACCTATGATTTCCAAACCTATCGGATTTTCAAATAATAATTTTGTTGCTAATAACTTGCCGGCTTTTCCATCACCAATGATTACAACATTCCTTTTAAACTGGTTGTTCTTTAACCTGATATACAAACCGCGAAGCAATTCGACGCGTACCAGATAAAGGAATGGAAGAGCAATTAGTAAAAATGTAAAAATGATTAATCTTGAATCAATTATGTTAGATGATTTGATAAGAAAAGAAACAAGAACAATATTTAATGCACCATAGTAAAGTGCTTTTATTATTCCGGTAAAGTGTGAAGCTCTTGTAAGTATAACATTTATTCGGTAAAGACTGTTGAACTGAAAGATAAAAAGAAAAATGAATGATAAGAGCAGGCAAATAAACAAGATTGGTTGTGAGACACTTAAGAAATCAACGAAAGAAAGATGTTCATCCATCCTTAGTAGATAAATCGAAATTACAAAAGAAAGAAAGATGACGATAACATCCGCAATACTAAAAAAGTATTTATACTTAGGCGTTTTTTTCATGTTGATTATCTGCATAGTTATTGTCTATTCACTTT
It includes:
- a CDS encoding N-acetyltransferase is translated as MEKKNINNVKLGKEVKIFDFVNLYGCSIDDYSKVGTFVEIQKNSTVGKNCKISSHTFICEGVHIEDNVFIGHNVTFINDKYPRATNLDGSMQTESDWKVEETFIKKGASIGSSSTILCGVTVGENAIVGAGAVVTKSVPANTIVAGVPAKVIKKL
- a CDS encoding discoidin domain-containing protein — protein: MKNNLLLVVVMALLIPFASYSQTGYLARLANGVIVNSNTYEFDVLLRSTGSNFQLTSYQGAFTISQNFTKGGTITFSYINSTSSFSSIPPSVAIGSNTIDGSLELAFASMPGNETITSSEVRIGRFRLTNTTEFGYCSPAINWDFTGASSTILTGTGFTNITNQLNHVDLDIFAGLIKYNAMDVIASATTDPNTAPEKANDGLGYYDGDPNARWASEPMPEWIQFDLGTSREICLARLSFYNFQSGRIYEFTLQSSIDGNSWSPILNNIFSVEEEWTVVQFAQTTARYLRIIFNGNNQNTWANLWEGEMWGPDGVFPVELSSFTAQLLHNKVQLDWSTSTETNNYGFEIQRKNSVDENSDWVKIGFVEGAGNSNSLKVYSFVDNTLLPGTSYYRLKQVDTDGKFSYTEEIEIVNDIPLSFELNQNYPNPFNPSTIIKFSLPQDIVVKLSVYNILGELVQTLVDQQMKAGYHEITFNASGLSSGHYFYRIETDQYVEIKKMVLIK
- a CDS encoding DegT/DnrJ/EryC1/StrS family aminotransferase, coding for MQVPFLDLKIQYQSIKDEVNPAIQNVIENTAFILGNAVSGFEKDFASAHSVKHVLGVSSGTDGNHMALWALGIGAGDEVIIPANTFIATAWGATLCGATPVFVDCHPESYNIDPSKVEAAITKKTKAIVAVHLYGQPADMDALKAIADKHKIYLVEDAAQSHLAEYHGKKIGGFGVITSFSFYPGKNLGAYGEGGAVATDDDDLALKMKMIREHGQSQKYYHEMLGHNYRMEGIQGAVLGVKLKHLDKWTDGRRRAAKKYNELLSGVQQIVLPKEMNDVKHVYHLFVIRVKAGGAERSKLRNELQNFLTAAGIGTGLHYAIPLHEQNCFKNLVYKKGDFPVTEELAETGISLPMFPELTDEQIGYVCDKIKEFFKK
- a CDS encoding Gfo/Idh/MocA family oxidoreductase, with product MKIGVLGLGYWGPNLVRNFLAQKNVTKVIGCDQRPERLKFIKDKFPSTELTNNCSELFEGDADAIVIATPVDSHFNFAKKALESGKHIWVEKPFTSNSRQAEELIELADKKNLKIFVDHTFIYTGAVRKMKQLVSSGELGKVLYFDSVRVNLGLFQNDVNVMWDLAPHDLSIMNYVISDHKVTGVCATGIANYNGHENIAHLSVYFDDNCFAHFHVNWTSPVKIRRMMIGGDKKMLVFDDMENFEKIKVYDSGVEINTDEKKYDALVQYRIGDMHSPKVAQTEALALAADEFIKSIDENRQPMTSGVDGLMVVKILEASNISIKNKGELVEINSDFVSI
- a CDS encoding sugar transferase, translating into MKKTPKYKYFFSIADVIVIFLSFVISIYLLRMDEHLSFVDFLSVSQPILFICLLLSFIFLFIFQFNSLYRINVILTRASHFTGIIKALYYGALNIVLVSFLIKSSNIIDSRLIIFTFLLIALPFLYLVRVELLRGLYIRLKNNQFKRNVVIIGDGKAGKLLATKLLFENPIGLEIIGFVDDDKEVAEEIVSGKKVLGRISEIREIIKEHNIDEILVAIDNDGYDKLLETLDLCKTLNVTVRLTSEMFDIVARKVSTEKYADIPVLDVAPHYNNSLTLGMKRASDILASIIGLIILSPLFIMLTLIIKTTSAGPVFFSQTRIGRNGKPFKFYKFRSMTVCKGEDEERMKKMLEFMKNGDSAAEGSKIINTNRITWIGKFIRKTSLDELPQLFNVVKGDMSLVGPRPCLPYEYENYDEWQKRRVSVIPGCTGVWQVWGRSSVSFKDSVVLDLYYINNMSPWFDLQLILQTIPTMFFSRGGK
- a CDS encoding choice-of-anchor J domain-containing protein, which translates into the protein MRLLSLLVISSFLFLLSINIRAQENQDWKWSHQTPQGNTLRWVKMWDANNWYAIGFGGTFMKTTDAGTTWYFHHQAGVPSTNGSTSALYEAHFFDMNTGVAVGTGGATRTTDGGLTWTVTTGIPTAATMYQLYFLDNNIGYCAGTTSGRFARTSDGGQTWTINTVLPSGTYYDCYSPNDTFYVVSSTSGNIRTSTDAGLTWSATINTGASFTIYKLEFRDPLNGWVAGSTGQARYTTDGGATWNAANTGLPTSTIFYDLDLQTVTAQTLDEGFEGTTFPPAGWKAVDVLGANVWNRSTTQAHSGTASAFVNYQSTGGEDWLLTPQLSIVAGDSVKFWVRKNFSSAFPPDSLLIRVSTTDTALASFGAAIIAIDVANLTASTWLQFSADLSAYAGQSIYLAFHHKDSDGNGVWVDDVEVGTPTVVNEVYLTGNSFDIYKTIDNGLNWTMVEFLNPSQPWTSTYYATEVNGNSLLTAGAFGLINSVSNGGTPTAHTQFVRAGALYDVWAAPGGDKVIAVGAPSSTGSSFDQITYTTNGGGSWNSATTTLRPNTQLNGTIHIDEQISPAEITKENETDLLMVANSYSTFRSIDMVNPDTGYVVGSLGAVYRTTNGGTSWDSLTTPIAGTASLYKVDFVDYNTGWIFSNTSDATGTIWKTTDAGTTWSQQILTGAAGNDQRIYNASMLDANTGWIVNYTPRPYRTTDGGATWELQTLVDGFGGFLYDIQMIDANLGFACGSSRRLYKTTNGGANWDTLTAPTTSVTFQALHFRDENYGVVTGTGGVTLLTTDGGLTWTVAQLNNAGATMNSIYIEPQATSTAATYTVGASGFIFKNTNVTVPVELSTFTASVSKNNVSLTWSTSSEKNNRGFQVERKNESGDWHVLGFVEGNGTTTNATHYSFKDENVAVGHYNYRLRQIDYDGTYKYYNLSETIEIGAPLNFALEQNYPNPFNPTTNIRYSVAISSHVVLKIYNVLGAEVATLVNEIQEAGIYTKEFSADQSGLNLSSGVYFYRLEAGNFTDTKKFILMK